The following proteins come from a genomic window of Candidatus Zymogenus saltonus:
- a CDS encoding septal ring lytic transglycosylase RlpA family protein, which yields MNNFKPFLIWTIIFLFPVSGCSLFNMGVKSRHNTYIPPSEDKVSITTEKIPPAEVVDTFEGMASWYGPKFHGKKTASGEIFDMYELTAAHKSLPMGTKCIVTNLENNKSVTVRINDRGPFAKERVIDLSYASAKVIDMIHSGTIKVRVEVLAGEATEELETATAPESTTDDTPKLNNTGEYKVYFTIQVGSFSSRENAERLSETIKGYIENVWIEEFVTTESTYYRVRAGKFPTKEDAEKGAEVLSEAGHSGFITEIK from the coding sequence ATGAATAACTTTAAGCCTTTCCTTATCTGGACGATAATTTTTCTGTTTCCCGTCTCCGGCTGCTCGCTTTTCAATATGGGGGTCAAGAGCAGGCATAACACCTACATACCTCCGTCTGAGGATAAGGTGTCGATTACGACCGAAAAGATCCCACCAGCGGAGGTGGTCGATACCTTCGAGGGGATGGCTTCCTGGTACGGGCCGAAATTCCACGGGAAAAAGACCGCCAGCGGCGAGATATTCGACATGTACGAGCTTACTGCCGCCCACAAGAGCCTTCCCATGGGAACCAAGTGCATCGTCACCAATCTTGAAAACAACAAGTCGGTAACGGTGAGGATCAACGACCGGGGCCCGTTCGCCAAGGAGAGGGTCATAGATCTATCATACGCCTCGGCGAAGGTTATCGACATGATCCACTCGGGGACGATCAAGGTAAGGGTCGAGGTGCTTGCCGGGGAGGCCACCGAGGAATTGGAGACAGCAACCGCCCCCGAATCCACAACGGACGATACGCCCAAACTCAACAACACCGGCGAGTACAAGGTTTACTTCACTATTCAGGTCGGCTCGTTCTCCAGCAGGGAGAATGCCGAGAGGCTTTCGGAGACGATAAAGGGTTACATCGAAAACGTATGGATCGAGGAGTTCGTCACCACGGAGTCGACCTATTACCGCGTTCGGGCGGGGAAATTCCCCACCAAGGAAGACGCGGAGAAGGGCGCCGAGGTTCTCTCGGAGGCCGGACACTCGGGATTCATCACCGAGATAAAGTAG
- a CDS encoding flavin reductase → MDEKLKKGLSSLTYGLYVVTVDDGETKCAMVASWVSQVSYNPPRIMVGIKKVRFIHNILMELSEVSKKDGDVHFGLMVVQKGRETDLKRIKAGDQKSLFSGDNVIAGRSGAPLFNDYLCAFELKLVETLDAGDHTLFIGEVEDVVITGDGPPSSTLDYKKVYIGDI, encoded by the coding sequence ATGGACGAAAAGCTAAAAAAGGGACTGTCTTCACTGACCTACGGTCTTTACGTCGTCACCGTGGACGACGGCGAGACGAAGTGCGCAATGGTGGCGTCCTGGGTCTCTCAGGTATCCTACAATCCGCCAAGGATAATGGTTGGGATAAAGAAGGTGCGCTTCATCCACAATATCCTCATGGAATTGTCCGAAGTATCCAAAAAGGACGGCGACGTGCACTTCGGCCTGATGGTGGTTCAGAAGGGGAGGGAGACAGACCTCAAGAGAATAAAGGCCGGAGATCAAAAGAGCCTCTTTTCCGGCGACAACGTGATTGCGGGAAGGTCGGGGGCGCCTCTCTTCAACGACTACCTTTGTGCCTTCGAGCTGAAGTTAGTGGAGACTCTGGACGCCGGTGACCACACCCTCTTCATCGGGGAGGTTGAAGACGTCGTTATCACAGGGGATGGGCCTCCCTCATCGACTTTGGATTACAAAAAGGTCTACATCGGGGATATTTAG